TTGACACCAATTTAACATAGCACTAGCTATGGTCTAGCAGATCTTTTAGGTACATGTACATATActtaaaattatattttttgttACCAGTTTCACACAGCCCTAATTGTAGACTCCTAGTCATTATTGTTTGGTTCGTGATCAACTGATCTGCTGGTTCTGCTTGATACACAGTATTCGCCTTAGCCTTATTTTTCTGTGTGTTGGTAAAGAAAGTTGTTTTGACTATAAGTCAAatattttaaactttgactataaatGAATTCTTTTGTGTTGAATCTAAAAATATGAAATCGATATAAgtagattcatcttgaaatATAGTTtcgtaaaaatatatattgacTATATTTAATAAATTTTTTATAGCAAAAAGATAGTAGTCAAAGTTGTTTTTGAGATCGTGTCAATATCCAAAACTTCCTTTACCAATCTGGAGGGGAGTACCTCTGTTAGTGCATGTCTCCAATAACTCCGAAACATCTACTAGCATTCTTATTGACTGCCTGTCTGCCAGAAAGCACTGTGATATTCTAGCTTGATAAATGGAAATTTTTTTCAGTTCGGGTTGGTCATAACTCACACGCCACAACGTAAACAGTGTGTCCACTTGAAGCAATGCTAAGCTGACAGTTTGTTTCTTTCCTACAATCGACCGATGCAAGTTGGGGATGGGATTTCCTTTTACGGTTACCTGCCCAAAACTGAATTTTCAGCGGATCCTTTTTTCGCCACTACTAATAACCATTGCGTATGATTCGCGTTGTTCAGCATCGGACTTGTCAGCCTGCAGGATGGTCTTAAGCATGGTGTAAACGGTTATGCTTAAAAGTAAAAAAGAACTCCAATCGGGTTTCTATGCTGAAATTGATAGAACCTGTCCTCTTTTTTGGACGAAATATAGGGCCTGATTGGTTTGATGCCAAAATTTGGCTTGCCAAAACTAGGGCAGGCCAAAATATTGGCAAGAATTTTTTGCCAAAACCTTGTCAAGTACTTTGTGAGGTTGGCTACTTTTTTGGATTCCAACCAATTGAGTGCCAAAATTTTTGGTTGCTAAAATTTTGGCAAGGCAAATTTTTGAACCAAACCAATCAGGCTCATAATTTGAAATCTGAACATGATGTAAATAGAAACATCTAACCTGAAGTCTGGCCAGCTACTAGGAAACTGTGATCTCGCCTCGTGGTTGCCATGTTCGTTCCTGCGCTAgtactgttgctgctgctgccaaggTTGGCATCCAATTTTCCAGACGACTATTggttaggctgtgtttagttgcgaAAAGGGTGCGAAAAGTGTTTGCGAAAGCACTGTAGTATTTTTCGTTTGtgtgtggtaaatattgttctaCTATAgactaactagactcaaaagattcgtctcgtaacgtacataaaaattatgcaattagtttttttatttacctacatttagtactccatgcaagaattatttattatatttaatgttttcgatgtgatttcgatgtgatggaaaatttaaaaaatttggAGGAGTCGGGGAACTAAACACATTAATCGTGCTGAAGGCGTCAGAGCCGCACTTTCTACCGCTGCTATTGGCCTGTAATGGTCGCCGTGACACCCAATTTGCATCGGCATCAAGCACAGTCACTCTGTCAGCCACCGAGAGAACATTTTGTTTTGCGTGTCAGCGTGTGTGAACGTGGACCCTGGGGCCCTGGAAACAGCAAGTCGCTGTCGTGCGGTACCAGATGGTACTAACTACACGTTTCCGGCTTGGCGCCTTGGCGTTCACCGCGCGGGATCTCGTGACGGCCCCAGCTAGCTGCATCCGGCAGGCCTGAACCGGGGAGGGTTCATCCATGGCCCGTCAAATCCTCGAACCATCTGTTCTTGATCGGGTCTAGAACACCCCATTGAGggtctgtttagttcattttgcaaaaaaaattgtaaagaaattttggtcatttgaagtactaaatgaagtctatttgcaaaactttttgcatagataggttataaatcgcgagatgaatctaatgatgctaattaatccatgtttaatcaatatttagcggatggttactgtagcatcattgttgcaaatcatggattaagtaggttcattagattcgtctcacgatttataGCCCAttcatgtaaaaagttttgtaaatagacttcatttaatacttcaaattagtaagattccattataaaataatgcgTTTACGATATTTTTGCGTTTAGGCTGATTGTTGATTGCGAGCCCCCCTACCCTACCTCAATCGGGTCCAATCGTCTATTCAGTTCCTTCAACTTCCAACACCTTCGGAGCTCACCGAGATGAAAGGCATTGCAGCAGcgatattttttatataaattatctGAAATTTCCATTGTATACATCTGATCAAGTACTCAATTGAATATTCCCTATTTCCATCCGCAGGCAACAGGATGCAGGAAGGGATTAGCGCTAGGCTGACACGGGATGCAAGCTAAGGCGGGCACGGCAGCAGCGATAATTCGTAGCAGCCGACGCGGTGGTAGCCGGTAAcaacacggcggcggcggcagcggcggttgtcgtcatcatcgtcgtggtggtggtggcgggcgTGTCTCTCTAGAACTCGACGCCCTTGAAGACCTTGCGTACCTGCTCGAGCGTGACGAAGAGCACGACGGTGAAGGGCCCCTGGCGCATCACGGTGGGGATGAACCCCTTGTACAGCGCCATGGGCCCCTCGGACCGGACGGTCTTGAGCGCGCaatccacggcgccggcgtacggcgggGGCGCCCCCGGCGCCACCTTCATGTTCATCATCCGCGTCTTGACCACGTCGACGGGGttggacgccgcggcggcgacgaggcccgCGGTGAAGCTGGCGGCGACGTGCGTGGCGAGGCCGTCGGCGCCGGGGCCCCGGCGCGCGAGGATGGCCTCCTTGGCCTGGTCGTAGGTGGCCAGCTGCGACGCCGTGACGATCATGGCGCGGTTCACCGTGAGCGACGAGCCGCGCCACAGGCTGCGGACGCCCTCGTCGCGCGCCATCCGGCCGATGGCGTCCCCGACGCTGCGGTAGTTGCGGCGCTCGGCGAGGGGCAGGCGCCCGTCCGCCTGCATCCGCACCATGGCCACGTCGGCCGGGTTGCCGACGgccgcgccgacgccgccggcgatgaGCCCCGCGGCGATCTTTTGGTGCAGGGGGAGCACGCCGCCGTTGTCCTGGGTCCACTTGGTCTTGAGGATGTCGTAGAGCCCCATCCGCGTGGTGGAGTAGAGCGTCTGGCGGAGCATGGTGGCGGACACCCCGGAGAAGAGGCCCGCGGCGCCCTCGGAGCGCAGGATCTGCgcgccgacggcgagcgggccggGCTTCCTCGGCGGCGCCACCGGGACGTCCTGCGGGAGCGCGACGGTCTGGCCGCCCGCGGGGACCGCGAGCGCCGGGCGCATCGCCggctgcggcgccgccgcctccccctgcAGCTGCATGCGGACCTTGATGAGGTCGAGCGGGTGGGTGGAGCAGCCGGCCACGATGGAGGCGATGCCGCCCTCGACGAATCCCTTGACCCCTCCCATTCCTCGCTCCCTCGCTTTCTTCCTCGCCGcggctcctccttcctccctccccgccTCCCTTTTATCGGGGAGGATGGATCCGAGACCAAAGGAAGCCGGCAACCAAAAACGGAAGCTGCTCCAGGAAGCTCGAGCACACCCCCGAAACGAAacgaaaaggaaaacaaaaacgCGAGATTTAGCTAGCTTCTAGTACGTCTCACTGGAGACCAGGAGGTGGAAATGGAGGGCGCGGAGGCGGCTACGCGGGAGGAGTGTGGGACGCTGGTCCTCGGCGACATATGCTGCCTCGTGC
The Panicum virgatum strain AP13 chromosome 6N, P.virgatum_v5, whole genome shotgun sequence genome window above contains:
- the LOC120679020 gene encoding mitochondrial uncoupling protein 5-like, with product MGGVKGFVEGGIASIVAGCSTHPLDLIKVRMQLQGEAAAPQPAMRPALAVPAGGQTVALPQDVPVAPPRKPGPLAVGAQILRSEGAAGLFSGVSATMLRQTLYSTTRMGLYDILKTKWTQDNGGVLPLHQKIAAGLIAGGVGAAVGNPADVAMVRMQADGRLPLAERRNYRSVGDAIGRMARDEGVRSLWRGSSLTVNRAMIVTASQLATYDQAKEAILARRGPGADGLATHVAASFTAGLVAAAASNPVDVVKTRMMNMKVAPGAPPPYAGAVDCALKTVRSEGPMALYKGFIPTVMRQGPFTVVLFVTLEQVRKVFKGVEF